One Fundidesulfovibrio soli DNA window includes the following coding sequences:
- a CDS encoding DUF4198 domain-containing protein has protein sequence MSRVALFSLLALIALCAPAQAHFGMVVPDRNIVSKDGPKAFNLDIRFWHPMENQGMDMAKPKLEVAGKGKPEDASAALKPAAIDGKQAWMASYAVKSPGVYMFAVTPQPYFEPAEDKFILHLTKTVVSALGGEDGWDKPLGQKLEIVPMVKPFALYAGNVFTGKVLHKGKPLANAEVEVEFFNADGARKAPDEAYVTQVVKTDAAGVFSYAAPWAGWWGFAALTDDDAKIKKDGKDKKVELGGVIWVYFHPVAGK, from the coding sequence ATGTCCCGCGTCGCCCTGTTCTCGCTGCTGGCCCTGATCGCCTTGTGCGCCCCGGCGCAGGCCCACTTCGGGATGGTCGTGCCCGACCGCAACATCGTCTCCAAGGACGGCCCCAAGGCCTTCAACCTGGACATCCGTTTCTGGCACCCCATGGAGAACCAGGGCATGGACATGGCAAAGCCCAAGCTGGAGGTGGCGGGCAAGGGAAAGCCCGAGGACGCGAGCGCGGCCCTGAAGCCCGCGGCCATCGACGGGAAGCAGGCCTGGATGGCCTCCTACGCCGTGAAGTCCCCCGGCGTGTACATGTTCGCCGTCACCCCGCAGCCCTACTTCGAGCCCGCCGAGGACAAGTTCATCCTGCACCTGACCAAGACCGTGGTCAGCGCCCTTGGCGGCGAGGACGGCTGGGACAAACCCCTTGGCCAGAAGCTGGAGATCGTGCCCATGGTCAAGCCGTTCGCGCTCTATGCGGGCAACGTGTTCACGGGCAAGGTGCTGCACAAGGGCAAGCCCCTGGCCAACGCCGAGGTCGAGGTCGAGTTCTTCAACGCCGACGGCGCGCGCAAGGCCCCGGACGAAGCCTACGTGACCCAAGTGGTCAAGACCGACGCGGCGGGCGTGTTCAGCTACGCCGCGCCCTGGGCGGGCTGGTGGGGCTTCGCCGCGCTTACCGACGACGACGCCAAGATCAAGAAGGACGGCAAGGATAAGAAGGTGGAGCTGGGCGGCGTGATCTGGGTCTACTTCCACCCCGTGGCCGGGAAGTAG
- the hyi gene encoding hydroxypyruvate isomerase: MPKFAANLSMLFTEIPFEQRFAAAAKVGFKAVEYLFPYDYPPERLAALLNENGLKQVLFNLPAGDWAAGDRGIAADPDRVGEFRAGVDRAIIYARALGVKQLNCLAGKEREDVHHADQWLTLKENLRFAADRLAENGLTLLTEFINRRDMPGFFLYTLEQALAMVEQVERPNLFIQYDVYHAQRAGGELAASLAQNLGRIAHVQIADNPGRHQPGTGEINYGFLLSELDRLGYEGFVGLEYVPSPDTESSLAWLERHGFSL; this comes from the coding sequence ATGCCCAAATTTGCCGCGAACCTCTCCATGCTGTTCACGGAGATTCCCTTCGAGCAGCGTTTCGCCGCAGCCGCCAAGGTGGGCTTCAAGGCCGTGGAGTATCTCTTCCCCTACGACTACCCGCCGGAGCGGCTGGCGGCCCTGCTGAATGAAAACGGGCTCAAGCAGGTGCTCTTCAACCTCCCCGCCGGGGACTGGGCCGCCGGGGACAGGGGCATAGCCGCGGACCCGGACCGCGTGGGCGAGTTCCGCGCCGGGGTGGACCGGGCCATCATCTACGCCCGGGCCCTGGGCGTGAAGCAGCTCAACTGCCTGGCGGGCAAGGAGCGCGAGGACGTGCACCACGCCGACCAGTGGCTCACCCTCAAGGAGAACCTGCGCTTCGCCGCCGACCGCCTAGCCGAGAACGGCCTGACCCTGCTGACCGAGTTCATCAACCGCCGCGACATGCCGGGCTTCTTCCTCTACACCCTGGAGCAGGCCCTGGCCATGGTGGAGCAGGTGGAGCGGCCCAACCTGTTCATCCAGTACGACGTGTACCACGCCCAGCGGGCCGGGGGCGAACTGGCGGCCAGCCTGGCCCAGAACCTGGGGCGCATCGCCCACGTGCAGATTGCGGACAACCCCGGCAGGCACCAGCCCGGCACCGGTGAGATCAACTACGGGTTCCTGCTGAGCGAGCTGGACCGCCTGGGTTACGAGGGCTTCGTGGGCCTGGAGTACGTGCCCAGCCCGGACACCGAGTCTTCGCTGGCTTGGCTGGAAAGGCACGGCTTCTCGCTCTAA
- the garR gene encoding 2-hydroxy-3-oxopropionate reductase translates to MKKIGFIGLGIMGKPMCRNLLKAGFPLTVWSRTRRDVDLLAADGAVAADSPKAVARNSEIVITMVPNSPQVREVVLGPGGVIEGAQPGSLLVDMSSIAPLASKEIASQLALRDIRMLDAPVSGGEPKAVEGTLSVMVGGAQADFDECLPVLKAMASSVVRVGEIGAGNVTKLANQIIVALNIAAVSEALTLATKAGVDPDLVYQAIRGGLAGSTVLDAKAPMMLAGDVKPGFKVNLHAKDLYNVLETSHELNVSLPLTAQVMEIVQALKAEGFGDSDHSAIIRYYENLAKVQVRR, encoded by the coding sequence ATGAAGAAGATAGGATTCATCGGTCTGGGGATCATGGGCAAGCCCATGTGCCGCAACCTGCTCAAGGCGGGCTTCCCCCTCACGGTCTGGAGCCGGACCCGCAGGGACGTGGACCTGCTGGCAGCCGACGGAGCCGTCGCGGCGGATTCGCCCAAGGCCGTGGCCCGCAACTCCGAGATCGTGATCACCATGGTGCCCAACTCCCCGCAGGTGCGGGAGGTGGTGCTCGGGCCGGGCGGCGTGATCGAAGGGGCCCAGCCGGGCTCCCTCCTGGTGGACATGAGCTCCATCGCGCCCCTGGCCAGCAAGGAGATCGCCTCCCAACTGGCCCTGCGCGACATCCGCATGCTGGACGCCCCGGTGAGCGGCGGCGAGCCCAAGGCCGTTGAGGGCACGCTCTCGGTGATGGTGGGCGGCGCCCAGGCCGACTTCGACGAGTGCCTGCCGGTGCTCAAGGCCATGGCCTCGTCCGTGGTGCGCGTGGGCGAAATCGGCGCGGGCAACGTGACCAAGCTGGCCAACCAGATCATCGTGGCCCTGAACATCGCGGCGGTGTCCGAGGCCTTGACCTTGGCCACCAAGGCCGGGGTGGACCCGGACTTGGTGTACCAGGCCATCCGGGGCGGCCTGGCGGGCAGCACCGTGCTGGACGCCAAGGCCCCCATGATGCTCGCGGGCGACGTAAAGCCCGGCTTCAAGGTGAACCTGCACGCCAAGGACCTCTACAACGTGCTGGAAACCTCCCACGAGCTCAACGTGAGCCTGCCGCTGACCGCGCAGGTCATGGAGATCGTGCAGGCGCTCAAGGCGGAAGGCTTCGGTGACTCGGACCACAGCGCCATCATCCGCTACTACGAGAACCTGGCCAAGGTGCAGGTGCGGCGCTAG
- a CDS encoding ATP-binding cassette domain-containing protein, which produces MTGENAILSLRSMTLTAGRDKSGRPEAQGVDFRAGEVTALLGPTGAGKSRFLSDIESLAAADTPTGRTLLLDGAAPTPDERFALQGRLVAQLTQNMNFVLDMKVMDFLRTHALSREAQDPDAVARQVFEAANELAGEPFGPDVQLTQLSGGQSRALMIADTALLSWSPVLLIDEIENAGVDKRRALELLVKSDKIVVMATHDPVLALSAHRRLVIRHGAVQAVLARTDEEQAVLARLRQMEEEISGYRTKLRAGEALA; this is translated from the coding sequence ATGACGGGTGAGAACGCCATCCTGAGCCTGCGCTCCATGACCCTCACCGCCGGGCGGGACAAGTCCGGCCGCCCCGAGGCCCAGGGCGTGGACTTCCGCGCGGGGGAGGTCACGGCCCTGCTCGGCCCCACGGGCGCGGGCAAGAGCCGCTTCCTCTCCGACATCGAGTCCCTGGCCGCGGCGGACACCCCAACCGGGCGCACCCTGCTGCTTGACGGCGCGGCCCCCACGCCGGACGAGCGTTTCGCCCTCCAGGGCCGGCTGGTGGCCCAGCTGACCCAGAACATGAATTTCGTGCTGGACATGAAGGTCATGGACTTCCTGCGCACCCACGCCCTGAGCCGCGAGGCCCAGGACCCCGACGCCGTGGCCCGGCAGGTGTTCGAGGCCGCCAACGAGCTGGCCGGGGAGCCCTTCGGGCCGGACGTGCAGCTCACGCAGCTTTCCGGCGGGCAGTCCCGGGCGCTCATGATCGCGGACACGGCCCTGCTCAGCTGGTCGCCCGTGCTGCTCATCGACGAGATCGAGAACGCCGGGGTGGACAAGCGCCGCGCCCTGGAGCTGCTGGTCAAAAGCGACAAGATCGTGGTCATGGCAACCCACGACCCGGTGCTGGCCCTCTCCGCCCACAGGCGGCTGGTGATCCGCCACGGGGCCGTGCAGGCCGTACTCGCCAGAACGGACGAAGAGCAGGCCGTGCTGGCCCGCCTGCGCCAGATGGAAGAAGAGATTTCCGGCTACCGGACCAAGCTGCGCGCCGGGGAAGCGCTGGCCTGA
- a CDS encoding GTP-binding protein: MKLVTVAGPPSCGKTSVIARTCGHLAQAGLACAVIKFDCLQSRDGELYKAAGVPVSVVFSGGLCPDHFFATNLEEAFAWAESTGADCCVIETAGLCNRCSPHLRGVLGVCVIDNLMGIDAPEKIGPMLRMADLVVVTKGDLVSQAEREVYRYRIRQMNKRAVIRNVNGLTGQGCLDLAAILKEAPAVEGVTEMKLRFSMPAAVCSYCLSETRIGSRYQKGNVKKAHFGARHDG; this comes from the coding sequence CGGCAAGACGTCCGTCATCGCCCGGACCTGCGGGCACCTGGCCCAGGCCGGTCTGGCCTGCGCGGTCATCAAGTTCGACTGCCTGCAAAGCCGCGACGGCGAGCTGTACAAGGCCGCGGGGGTGCCCGTCTCGGTGGTCTTTTCCGGCGGGCTCTGCCCGGACCACTTCTTCGCCACCAACCTGGAGGAGGCCTTCGCCTGGGCCGAATCCACCGGAGCGGACTGCTGCGTCATCGAGACGGCCGGGCTGTGCAACCGCTGCTCCCCGCACCTGAGGGGGGTGCTCGGGGTGTGTGTCATCGACAACCTCATGGGCATCGACGCCCCGGAGAAGATCGGCCCCATGCTGCGCATGGCCGACCTGGTGGTGGTCACCAAGGGGGACCTGGTCTCCCAGGCCGAGCGGGAGGTCTACCGCTACCGCATCCGGCAGATGAACAAGCGGGCCGTAATACGAAACGTCAACGGCCTCACCGGGCAGGGCTGCCTGGACCTGGCCGCCATTCTCAAGGAGGCCCCGGCGGTGGAAGGGGTTACGGAGATGAAGCTGCGCTTCTCCATGCCAGCCGCCGTGTGCTCCTACTGCCTGAGCGAAACGCGCATCGGCTCGCGCTACCAGAAGGGCAACGTGAAGAAGGCCCATTTCGGAGCCCGCCATGACGGGTGA